A section of the Coffea eugenioides isolate CCC68of unplaced genomic scaffold, Ceug_1.0 ScVebR1_2577;HRSCAF=3628, whole genome shotgun sequence genome encodes:
- the LOC113756984 gene encoding aspartic proteinase nepenthesin-2-like translates to MQEYLKLTVQDNSDDSIDDSDNDTDFEIEIFVNTSIPVFLVGFNIGSREAAQLVALDIGSNLLWVQCKPVVVRENLAFERFIFGSSFDYQPAHEFNPLFGCTRKNNYIDKFNRVLGLGPSGISLASQLDSSEFSYCIGNLSDPFDEKNILIIGIKSGGVEDSTPLIFREFHYYVNLEGISFGGRMLGIDKKDLRMDNFKCGVGAIIDLGSSLSFL, encoded by the exons ATGCAAGAATATTTGAAGCTGACAGTACAAGATAATTCAGATGATTCAATTGATGATTCAGATAATGATACTGATTTCGAGATTGAAATTTTTGTTAACACATCAATACCTGTGTTTTTGGTGGGTTTCAACATTGGTTCACGGGAGGCTGCTCAATTGGTTGCGTTGGATATTGGTAGTAATCTGCTTTGGGTTCAGTGCAAACCTG TCGTTGTCCGTGAAAATCTTGCATTTGAAAGATTTATTTTCGGTTCATCATTTGACTACCAACCAGCGCATGAGTTCAATCCGTTATTTGGATGTACTAGAAAAAATAACTACATAGACAAGTTCAATCGTGTCTTGGGGCTTGGTCCTTCAGGAATCTCATTAGCTTCACAACTGGATAGTAGTGAGTTCTCATATTGTATTGGAAATTTAAGCGATCcatttgatgaaaaaaataTACTGATCATAGGGATAAAGTCCGGAGGAGTTGAAGACTCAACTCCTCTTATTTTTAGGGAGTTCCATTACTACGTAAATCTTGAAGGCATTAGCTTTGGGGGTAGGATGCTCGGCATTGACAAAAAGGATTTGAGAATGGATAATTTTAAATGTGGCGTGGGTGCAATTATTGATCTAGGTTCAAGTttgagtttcctttga